The nucleotide sequence ATCGCGGTCACCGCCGGGCTGGCCGCCGGACTCATCTCCCTCGTCGGGTTCGGTGTCGACTCCGGCATCGAGGTCGCCGCCGCCACCGTCGTGCTGATCCGGCTGTACGCCGAGGTCCGCGGCGGGGAGCCCGACGAGGTCAAGGAGCGGCGGGCGCTGAAGTTCATCGCCGTCACCTTCTTCGCGCTGGCCGCGTACGTCACCTACGAGGGCATCCGCCGCCTCGCCGGCGAGGAGACGCCGGAGACGAGCCTGGTCGGCATCGTCCTGCTGGCCGCCTCCGTCGTGGTCATGCCGCTGCTGGCCCGCGCCAAGCGCCGGGCCGGGGAGGCACTTGGCTCCCGGCTGGTGATCGCCGACGCGAACGAGACCCGGCTGTGCGCCTGGCTGTCGGTCTCCACCCTGATCGGCCTGCTGGCCTTGGCCGCGTTCGGGTGGACCTGGGTCGACGCCGTCGCCGGGTTCGTGATCGCCGGGTTCGCGGTCATGGAGGGCAGGGAGGCCTGGGAGGGCGAGCTGACCTGCGACGACGACGAGTGCTCGTGACCACCGTCGCGCTGATCCCGGACGTCCTCGCGCTCGCCGTGCCGTCGCCGGCGTCGGCCGCGGTCCCGGCGATCAGTCCGAGGGGTCGCCGACGACGGCCACGAACAGCGGCGAGCGGGTGGCGGTGTCGGTGAGGACCAGCAGGAAGGGCCGGTCGGACGACACGACCTCCGCCGGGGCTGCCGCGGCCGCCTCCTCGACCACCACGCCGGTGGCAGCGGCGGCCTCGGTGCCTTCCTCGTCCACCTCCAGGAAGGTCTGCTGGACCACCTGCGAGATGGCGACGTCGGCGCGGCCGAGCGCCGAGTAGTCGCCCGCCACCGGAAGGCCCATCGCGGCCAGCACGTCGAGCAGCTGGTGCGACTGCTCGATCCTCAGCTGCGGCAGCCGCACGCCGACGGTGCGGGCCCCGGCGGCCTGCAGGGCGGCCAGCGTCGCCGCGTCGACGGCGCAGGGGTCGGTGCCCTCCGGCGGCAGGACGGCGACGGCGGCGAGCGTCCCGTCGCGGTAGGGCAGCTCCACCGACCGCCACCCGTCCGCGGTGCGGCCGGCCCCCGTCGCCCCGCTCATCATCTCGACGGACACCTCGCCGGACGGCGTCGTGAACGCAGCCGCCGCGGTGCCGGTGAACGGCACCGCCCACCGGGCCTTCAGGTGCAGGGCGTTGGTCAGCACGGCGACCGTCCTCGGGCGCAGCGGCTCGTCGAAGAGCTCGTCGACGACCCCGCGGGTGTCCTCCTCGACCGTGGCGTTGATCCGGTCGGTGGCCCCCTCGGGGTCGCCGGCGAAGTCGAGTGCCCGTACGTCGGCGTCGAAGGCGGTGGCGATCGCGTCGAGGTAGTCGCGGTCCGGTTCCACGCCGGCGGCGGCCCACAGCCGGTTGCTGGTCTGCAGGGAGTCCGGCGCCTCCTCGTCGTCGAGGTCCCCGTCGTGGCGGAGGGCGTCCATCCCGCTGGTGTGGTCACGCAGCGCCGCGACGAGCTCCGGTGACCACTCCGGCAG is from Blastococcus sp. HT6-4 and encodes:
- a CDS encoding serpin family protein, whose product is MGGRARRPRLAVAAGAVVTLTACGTAGAAPTLHRGDAVPVQAGELTARDVAEAQTAFGLDLLHAVCESTGDADVLLSPTSAAQALGLLYPASAGGTADAVGALLHLPEWSPELVAALRDHTSGMDALRHDGDLDDEEAPDSLQTSNRLWAAAGVEPDRDYLDAIATAFDADVRALDFAGDPEGATDRINATVEEDTRGVVDELFDEPLRPRTVAVLTNALHLKARWAVPFTGTAAAAFTTPSGEVSVEMMSGATGAGRTADGWRSVELPYRDGTLAAVAVLPPEGTDPCAVDAATLAALQAAGARTVGVRLPQLRIEQSHQLLDVLAAMGLPVAGDYSALGRADVAISQVVQQTFLEVDEEGTEAAAATGVVVEEAAAAAPAEVVSSDRPFLLVLTDTATRSPLFVAVVGDPSD
- a CDS encoding cation transporter, with protein sequence MSAPTVTARARRAIRLEQFTIGYNVVEMAIAVTAGLAAGLISLVGFGVDSGIEVAAATVVLIRLYAEVRGGEPDEVKERRALKFIAVTFFALAAYVTYEGIRRLAGEETPETSLVGIVLLAASVVVMPLLARAKRRAGEALGSRLVIADANETRLCAWLSVSTLIGLLALAAFGWTWVDAVAGFVIAGFAVMEGREAWEGELTCDDDECS